A stretch of DNA from Cryptomeria japonica chromosome 4, Sugi_1.0, whole genome shotgun sequence:
GTTTAAAGAATTAAGAAGCATATATAGACGCCCGTAAAGGGGCTTAGTTGGGTTCAACCCAACAATGGTAGTTTGAATGTTGCGTGGGAGAGACCTATGGAGGGATGGTGGAAAGCGAATTTTGGTGGGGCCTCTAAAGGCAACCCAAGACCATCAGGGGTAGGGGTTATTGTGAGGGATTGGAAGGGTGAGGTTTTGGCTTTAGGTGCCCAGATATTGGTTGAAGGTACAAATAATTTGGTTGAAGCTTCAACGATGCTGCTAGCTGTTAGGATGTGTAAACAGTTAGGCGCTAGAAAAGTGCATTTAGAGggagattatttaattattattttggcATTAATGAAGAAGGGGATTGAGGCATGGCACTTGCAAGGTTGGATTTACAATATCATTGAAGAACtgaaatattttgatgattttcaattaagCCATGTAAGGCGTACTGGTAATGTTGAGGCAGATATCCTTTCCAAATGGGCTCTTACATTTAATGCAGTTGGCGATTTTAGATTGGAAAATTTTTAGAGTGTTTGTTTTAAGGAGGAAACGGGTAGTGGGCATTAATGTCACAACAACCAGTTCAGTACGGATGACATAGGTATGTTAGCTAAGGGTGACATTTGAGTTAGGCGAGGAAAGCTATTAATGATGGCTTTCAAGGTATCCGAATTTGCATTTAAAACTATCCTCATTTTCTCGAGGCTTCATTGAGATGAAAGTCGTATTCATAGCAGGGTTTTGTGGAAGCAAACTGTCATTGTTTTGAAAGGTGGTGAAGCGGGGAGAGTGGTGAGCATGGAAGCTAAGTTCACATTATGAAGCAGGAAACAAATTTATTCCTTCTACGGGGAAATAGCCATGAGTCAACTGCAAAGGATGTTTACATTTTCGGATGAGTTGTTGGCTTAGAGTGCGGCAATTGTGGTGGGGGGT
This window harbors:
- the LOC131044114 gene encoding uncharacterized protein LOC131044114; translated protein: MEGWWKANFGGASKGNPRPSGVGVIVRDWKGEVLALGAQILVEGTNNLVEASTMLLAVRMCKQLGARKVHLEGDYLIIILALMKKGIEAWHLQGWIYNIIEELKYFDDFQLSHVRRTGNVEADILSKWALTFNAVGDFRLENF